One Mercurialis annua linkage group LG3, ddMerAnnu1.2, whole genome shotgun sequence DNA window includes the following coding sequences:
- the LOC126674741 gene encoding fruit protein pKIWI502, whose amino-acid sequence MPSLTLPPSPLSLTSPSLPHAYNTLPMSFLRRLTPLRLNKRRLASVAAAAVRQDTTVWSHAPLSLIEPAAESLFHITIDVSDSPDIVSSHTRPGQYLQLRVPDYEKPSFLAIASPPSFVAAKGAFEFLVKTVPGSTAELLCGLRKGDVVELTQAMGNGFDLDRISPPEKYSTVLIFATGSGISPIRSLIESGFSADRRSDVRLYYGARNLTRMAYQDRFKDWESSGVTIVPVLSQPDDSWTGETGYVQAAFSGAKQIDNPIATGAVLCGQKQMAEEVTSILLADGVSSEKILKNF is encoded by the exons ATGCCTAGCCTTACTCTGCCCCCCTCCCCCCTCTCTCTAACCTCCCCTTCTCTTCCCCATGCCTACAATACCCTCCCCATGTCTTTCCTCCGCCGCCTAACTCCCCTCCGCCTCAACAAACGCCGTCTCGCCTCCGTCGCAGCTGCAGCCGTTCGTCAAGACACAACCGTCTGGTCACACGCGCCGCTCTCTCTAATCGAACCCGCTGCAGAATCTCTCTTCCATATAACAATCGACGTCTCCGACTCTCCTGATATTGTATCCTCCCATACTCGCCCCGGCCAGTACCTCCAGCTCCGCGTCCCTGATTACGAGAAACCTTCTTTCCTAGCTATAGCGTCGCCGCCTTCGTTCGTCGCCGCTAAAGGCGCGTTTGAATTTCTAGTGAAAACGGTTCCCGGCTCAACCGCTGAGCTGTTGTGCGGTTTGAGGAAAGGCGATGTGGTCGAGTTAACTCAAGCCATGGGTAACGGTTTTGATTTAGATCGCATCTCGCCGCCTGAGAAGTATTCGACGGTCCTGATTTTCGCTACGGGATCTGGAATTag TCCAATTCGATCATTGATAGAGTCGGGGTTTAGTGCTGATAGAAGGTCTGATGTTAGGCTGTATTATGGGGCGAGGAACCTGACGAGAATGGCTTATCag GATAGGTTTAAGGATTGGGAGTCTTCCGGTGTTACTATTGTTCCAGTACTTTCACAGCCTGATGATTCTTGGACTGGTGAAACTGGCTATGTACAG GCTGCTTTTTCCGGAGCCAAGCAGATTGATAATCCTATAGCCACTGGTGCTGTGCTTTGTGGGCAGAAACAGATGGCGGAG GAAGTAACATCAATTCTGTTGGCAGATGGAGTCTCAAGTGAGAAGATACTAAAGAACTTCTGA
- the LOC126674740 gene encoding ATP synthase subunit beta, mitochondrial: protein MASRRLLSSLLRSSTRRSISKSPFSNPTPTPSPISTRCASPYGYLLTRTSEYATSAAAAAAPAPTTQVSASPSSDKLGSGAGKITDEFTGKGAIGQVCQVIGAVVDVRFDEGLPPILTALEVMDNSIRLVLEVAQHLGENMVRTIAMDGTEGLVRGQKVLNTGSPITVPVGRATLGRIINVIGEPIDHRGDVKTDHYLPIHREAPSFVDQATEQEILVTGIKVVDLLAPYQRGGKIGLFGGAGVGKTVLIMELINNVAKAHGGFSVFAGVGERTREGNDLYREMMESGVIKLGEKQAESKCALVYGQMNEPPGARARVGLTGLTVAEHFRDAEGQDVLLFIDNIFRFTQANSEVSALLGRIPSAVGYQPTLATDLGGLQERITTTKKGSITSVQAIYVPADDLTDPAPATTFAHLDATTVLSRQISELGIYPAVDPLDSTSRMLSPHILGEDHYNTARGVQKVLQNYKNLQDIIAILGMDELSEDDKLTVARARKIQKFLSQPFHVAEVFTGAPGKYVELKENVASFQGVLDGKYDDLSEQSFYMVGGIEEVIAKAEKIARDLAA, encoded by the exons ATGGCTTCACGCAGACTCTTATCCTCTCTTCTCCGATCATCAACTCGCCGATCTATCTCCAAATCGCCGTTCTCCAACCCTACTCCCACTCCCTCACCTATCTCCACGCGCTGCGCGTCTCCCTATGGCTACCTCCTAACCCGCACATCGGAGTACGCCACATCGGCAGCAGCCGCCGCTGCGCCTGCGCCAACAACGCAAGTATCGGCATCTCCGTCGTCGGATAAGCTAGGTAGCGGCGCTGGGAAAATCACCGATGAGTTCACCGGAAAAGGCGCGATCGGACAGGTGTGTCAGGTGATCGGAGCTGTGGTGGATGTGAGATTCGACGAAGGATTGCCGCCGATTTTGACGGCACTTGAAGTGATGGATAATTCGATTAGGTTAGTTCTTGAAGTGGCTCAACATTTGGGGGAGAATATGGTTAGGACTATTGCTATGGACGGTACTGAAGGTCTTGTTAGAGGACAAAAAGTCCTTAATACTGGCTCTCCTATCACT gTGCCTGTGGGTAGGGCTACACTTGGTCgtattataaatgttattgGAGAACCAATTGATCATAGGGGAGACGTCA AGACCGACCATTACTTGCCAATTCATAGAGAAGCTCCTTCTTTTGTTGACCAAGCTACTGAGCAAGAGATTCTTGTAACTGGTATTAAG GTTGTTGATCTCCTTGCACCATACCAAAGGGGAGGAAAGATTGGATTGTTTGGTGGTGCTGGTGTCGGAAAAACTGTGCTTATTATGGAGCTTATTAACAACGTTGCCAAAGCTCATG GTGGTTTCTCAGTGTTTGCTGGTGTTGGAGAGCGAACCCGTGAGGGTAATGACTTGTACAGGGAAATGATGGAGAGTGGTGTCATTAAGCTAGGGGAAAAGCAG GCTGAAAGCAAGTGTGCCCTTGTTTATGGTCAAATGAATGAGCCCCCTGGTGCTCGTGCCCGTGTTGGTCTTACCGGGCTAACTGTTGCAGAGCACTTCCGTGATGCTGAAGGACAAGATGTGCTTCTCTTTATTGATAATATTTTCCGCTTCACCCAG GCAAACTCTGAGGTGTCTGCTTTGCTTGGTCGTATTCCATCTGCTGTCGGTTACCAACCTACTTTGGCTACCGATCTTGGAGGTCTCCAAGAGCGTATTACAACGACTAAGAAAGGTTCCATTACTTCTGTACAAGCTATTTATGTGCCTGCTGATGACTTGACTGATCCTGCTCCTGCCACGACCTTTGCTCACTTGGATGCCACCACTGTGTTGTCACGACAG ATTTCTGAGCTGGGTATCTATCCTGCTGTGGATCCTCTAGATTCTACATCCCGTATGCTCTCTCCTCATATTCTGGGTGAGGACCACTACAATACTGCTCGTGGAGTGCAGAAGGTTCTCCAGAATTACAAGAATCTTCAAGATATTATTGCCATTTTGGGAATGGACGAGCTCAGTGAAGATGACAAATTGACAGTTGCCCGTGCACGTAAAATTCAGAAGTTTTTGAGCCAGCCGTTCCATGTTGCTGAAGTTTTCACTGGTGCCCCTGGCAAGTATGTCGAGTTGAAAGAAAACGTTGCCAGTTTCCAG GGAGTGTTGGACGGGAAATACGACGACCTCTCAGAACAGTCATTCTACATGGTTGGAGGCATTGAGGAAGTCATTGCCAAGGCTGAGAAGATTGCCAGGGATTTGGCAGCTTAA
- the LOC126672754 gene encoding protein DETOXIFICATION 16-like, with protein MNMYWSTCKATSEKAQNTRQIPYSTNLTPLEIEMRKEKTTPKRTVNVSKHKGKAILDSRIRVSNELGAGRPQAARLALQVMIIMALSEGLVVGTITILARNVWGKLYSNEEQVINYVANMLPLLAISDFLDGFQCVLSGAARGCGWQNMCACINLGAYYAVAIPCALLFAFV; from the exons ATGAACATGTACTGGTCCACTTGTAAAGCCACTTCAGAGAAAGCACAAAACACAAGACAGATTCCCTACTCAACCAACCTCACTCCTCTTGAAATA GAAATGAGAAAGGAAAAGACTACGCCAAAAAGGACAGTTAATGTCAGTAAACATAAAGGAAAGGCCATCCTTGATTCACG tATAAGAGTGTCAAATGAACTGGGTGCAGGGCGTCCACAAGCTGCACGGTTAGCTCTGCAGGTGATGATCATAATGGCACTCTCTGAGGGGTTAGTTGTTGGAACTATAACCATTTTGGCTCGAAATGTATGGGGAAAACTCTACAGTAATGAAGAACAAGTGATCAACTATGTTGCAAATATGTTGCCTTTACTAGCAATTTCAGATTTCTTGGATGGATTTCAATGTGTACTATCAG GGGCTGCTAGAGGATGTGGATGGCAAAATATGTGTGCTTGTATTAACCTCGGGGCTTACTATGCTGTGGCAATTCCTTGTGCTTTGTTGTTTGCTTTTGTCTAG